GGTCTGCTAACTCTCCAGAAGGAACCAGGTACTGACAGAAAGTAAAGGGGCTTCTGTTTGCTCTGCAGCCTCTTTTCATTCATCtaaaattcaaatgtaaagaCTTTTATTATTTGTAGTGGCTCATAATAATAAATGATTATTTCCCCATGACTGAGACAATACTCAACAAACCCATTTCAATAGCTGGATGGTCATTTGCTCTTTAGGTTATCAACATGAGAATTGCATTGAGGTTCATGGCCATTTTCACCTTCTGCTGACCAAAGTATACATAAGAAAAACTTCTGCTTCTCCCACACTGACTGTTGAAAAGTTCTGGATGGCATCAAGCTTACTCTGTGAAGTTGATCATATGCATCTTGGACAGTAGTGTACTGCTGCATATGGCTACGAGTCATGCAGAGTATATCCTTGTGATACAAAAGCACAGAAGAAAAATGATGGCtataagaaacaaaataaattaataataataatataaataaacaaacaaactttgcaATACTGTTTGACAGTCATGTTTAAGTACCAGCTTGGTTTAATGGCTAACTTTTGTGTGGCTGAAATGTAACACAAGAAACAACCATTTGTAAAACATCTGTATGGTTTATGTATTTATGATTGTTCTGTTTCTTTTAGTTCCTCTGAAGAGCATTgaggtggagctggaggtgAGGGACCATGTGGCTACAGTGGTCTCTACTCTGAACTACGAGAATAAGGAGAACAAACCATTAGAGGCTGTTTTTGTCTTCCCTCTGCCTGGAGATGCTGCTGTCTGTCATTTCAGTGCTGAGATCGGACAGACACAGATTGTAGCTGAGGTGAAGGAGAAACAGAAGGTGAGCTGGACCGTAAATATAACCTGATTATAAGTAAGATTCAAAATAACAATAAACGCAGTGAATGTCACTGACATGTGTCACCTGTCCTTCAGGCTCGTGAGGAGTATGATGATGCTCTGAGCTGCGGTCAGCAGGCCTTCCTATTGGAGGAGAGTGATCAGAGTCCAGATATATTCTCTCTGAGTGTGGGCAGTCTGCCTCCAGGAGAGAGCGCCTCCATCAGGTTGGAGTACGTGACTGAGCTGGCTGTGCAGGCTGATGATGGTCTGAGGTTCTGTctgcctgctgtgctcaacCCTCGATACCAGCCTCAGGGTAGGAAAATCATCCAACACTTATTCATTTAGTTAAATATTTATCACAAAACAATCATGCTTGTAACAAGCATGAGTCCCAGTAAAAATGTACCACAGTGATTTGCAACTATCTCTAATGTCAAGTACAGGTAGTGAAGGTGCAGGAGTTCAGGTGACTTCTGTTCCAGCCTCTCTGGTGCCCTACACTCTGTCTTTCTCTGCCCGAGTGTCCTCTCCTCGTCCAATCTCTAAAGTAGAGTCCAACTGTTCCCTGGACCCGCTCCAGTACCTCAACACTGATCAAACCCAGGCCACGGTAGGTAGAGTGCTGATGTTTCTGTTGTGTGTGGTTTGGTTGTTACTTATAACTGAGAACTAaatatgaatgtgtttgtggtgtgcagGTCAAGTTGGCTGCAGGACACAAGTTTGACAGAGATGTTGAACTGCTGATTTATTACAAAGACGCCCACCAGCCCACTGCTGTGGTGGAGGCAGGACAGGCCTCTGCTGAGCCGGGTGAGTGAAAATGAcagaagataagataagataagataaaactttattaatccctcgggtgggttcctctgggaaattcggtttccaaaagcacagcaccgacagaaatTACAGAGCGTGAGCAGaaaattatatatacacacatataaatacagagacatatataaataaaatatacgaaggggataaatagaataaataggaataaaaaataaaaatagaaataaaatacaagtgaaaatacaagtgaattgcacatttcaagtattgtagtctattgcaccgttgaCTATTAACAAAGTATTGCACAAAAGGTATTGCACAGTAAAGTGaagaggcactacagcttagttgttccccctcctttgtcctcctgtttcccctccctctcccctccagagaggagttaaacagtttgatggcgtgtgggacaaaggagtttttaagtctgttggttcttgtctttgggagaagcaacctgtcactgaacagactcttctgtttgtttatggccgtgtgcagaggatgtccagcattgtccataatgtccagaATTAGTTGGTCtgcaaatacacattttattatCTATATTATTTAAGTTTttgaacaaacaatgaaaagcaaatttaggtaatatttaaaatttgtttgtttttcaggctCTCTGATGGGTGATTCAGTGGTGATGGTCAGTCTGTACCCTGAGTTCCCCCAGTCTGTGATGTCTTCAATGGCTTCATGTGGAGAGTTTGTGTTCTTAATGGATCGATCTGGAAGTATGGGCTGTCCTATCACAAACAGCAAGCAGCAGGAAACTCGCATCAGCAGTGCCAGGGTATCTGTATTAAGTTATTTAGTCATAAAATCTTTCCTAGTGTTTCTCTCACACAGTGGACTCACCATCTTTTCCCTCTTCTCTTAAGGATACTCTGCTGCTCCTGTTGAAGAGCTTACCAATGGGCTGCTATTtcaacatttacagttttgggtCCGGATATGAACACATCTTCCCGTGAGTCTTTCCTTTATATCAGTCAGCCCAAGAAAGGCCCTTCTGTCTTTAAGTATCTGAATGGATGTTTTGGTGCAtgtgtttatgtgatggcagtAAGAGTGTGGAGTACAGCCAGCAGACTATGGAGGAGGCTCTGAAGAAAGTTGAGCAGATGGAGGCTAATCTTGGAGGAACTGAGATCCTGCAGCCCCTCAAACATATTTACAGCCAGCCCTGCATTCCCAATCAGCCTcgacaggtaacacacacagtctgacaCTTTCCTGGTTATGGCTCATGTTAGGGATGATCTGCTCATAATAACGTTGGTGGTTTGATCACTGGCTGCACACCAGTGTGTTCTTGAGCCCCAATGCACATGATGCAGAGTATGTGTGCGAGTAAATGCTTGATAGAAAGTGCTTAGATATAGAAAAAGATCTTGGAGCCCTTCAAATGTACTTACCCTGCACTCCCAGTCAGCCTagacaggtaacacacacactggcTTACATTAATTTATTGGAGACTTTAGAAACGTTAGCTGGAGAAAAGTGCTTTGacatagaaaaaaagtgcttgtattcACCCATTTTTGTGAATATGTGAAAGAGAGATGTTGTATGAAGAGATAAGTTCTCAagcagagtagaaaaagcaCTAAAAAAAGCGCGCTCTCCATgtctgcttcatgccctgggggatggggctatggctccctacaccctctagcacaggggtcggcaacctgcggctctggagccgcatgcggctctttagtccttttAGTGCTGCTCtgcgtggtttgggaaaataaattattgttttgccccgccacacacattaaccaggtaaaaatacatatttaggctgaattttgcaaatatctatttttcatcttttagcagcatagtgctttttttccagttatttttttttaaaagtcaggtcaaggctccaaaagcccaaaggcgatataaggaTGGCGGCTTGcagcagtttttgtttgctacatggatcattttagttcagctgggtatctttgcttttgttatatttctttaagagttcaaaatgtgttaattacataaataaaaaactaattttctctgtagcacttcatggatttaagcaacacaccttagttgttcacacaaagcataaaggtaaaaaacaatatatacagtgttatcttcattttagatgttaaaaagtatttgcggctcccagtgttttcttttgcgtggaaatcgcatccaaatggctctttgggtgttaaaggttgcagACCCCTgctctagcagatcgttacatggagaaaccttttgaatacaagcacgCTCATCCAAgcaggtgtgcacatgggtgtatactgttcacagacacaaactacacctttcttggctgctacctcattGTGCGTTGTCTGTCCTGCGTGTtgcacaataacattcaataattagtatttactgttatttacacttAGGTAGATTAAGGTTAggtccttcctctctttctttctccctttcctatcccccagccatgtctgtcccatctgtaacaactgaaaataaaataaataataacaacaaagatcgatcaaatggaccaatacagcAAGGCTGTGATGATTCGCTTGgataaatctgttgggcatctttgttggccttcagacaacaattctgatagCTAAAGAatcaaacgggacaggcaaaaaaaaaaaaaaaagcacaaataagATTCAATCCATTTACACTTTCTGAAACCTAACACAGCTCTCAGAAcaagttgtgtgtttgtggatcTGATGTTATGTCCTTTTGTGCCAACTCTCCTCTCTAGCTGTTTGTCTTTACTGATGGAGAGGTGGGGAACACCAAAGAAGTGATAGATCTGGTGAAGACTAATTTGGGTTCTCACAGGTGAAACCACAAAACAACTATATCTACACAGTTCCCAGAATATCCAACATGTCCACTGTGTAATTACAGAAAACTGTTGTATTGCAGGTGTTTCTCTTTTGGGATTGGGGAAGGGGCCAGCTCTGCTCTCATCAGTGGGATGGCAAAGGAAGGAGGAGGTCACGCTCAGTTCATCACAGGGACTGACAGGATGCAACCAAAAGTAAGACATTTAACACAATTATGAAGTAGGATAATAACACTATATGAAGGACTTACTAACCATACTTCACCAACTTGTAAAAGATATTACATCATCTTATTTTGCTGGTTTGACTAATGGTAGTAAACTTAATccaatgtttttgtttgacaCCACCAGCAGATTTCTTAATCTGCCTCAATCTGCTTTCCCTGCCATATATTCCAGTGACTGTATCAAGTCTGTGTGTCTTCAACTGACTCAAGTCTCTTGATCAGTTCTCTTCTCAGAGTTTAAACAAATTTTCTCAACATATCTCCTTGACATTATTTCACACACTTTTGTCCCATACGTCCCATTATTGCACACGTTTTCCTGCCCAGTGGACATTGTCTGTCCTAAATTCATTAGCAGGTTCTACTTGTCATCCATCCTTGGTTTTTCTCTATTATAAATCATTCTGTTAATCTTTAAAATACCCAGCGTCTTTCCTCTAGGGAAAACATCCCTCCTTAGATTCCACTGTTTTAGGTCATTATGGGCCAATTTCCAAACTCTTCGAGAAAGTTGTTGCTCCACAATCTGGTTACTGAcaaaaccacagcactgaaacaacTTTATTAAAAATTGCTAATGATATTCTTATGCACTCGGATAAGGGAAAATATTTCATTGTAGTCGTGCTTGACTTATCTGCAGTCTTTGATACCACTGATCATGCTACTCTTATCACCAGAATACAAAACTAGATGGGATCACTGGTACTGCTTGCAAATGGgttttctgcatatttaatCAACAAATTCATATTAATCAAtgtacagtggtgtgaaaatgtgttttcccccttcctgattttatattttttgtctatttgtcacacttaaatatgtcagatcatcaaacaaatttaaatatcagataaagataacacaagtaaacacaaaatgaagtttaTAAATTAGCCAGTTTTATATTAAAGGGGAAAAAGTCCAAACCTACATCGCCCTGTGTGATAAAAGTGATTATGATAACTGGTTTggccacctttagcagcaacaacATTAAACCCAGTAAAAGAGGTGGCAATATTAATTTTATCAGTACAAAAAGAGAAGCATTCCCGATATTTTGTTTAAGGAGTTTACACTTTACAGGCATGAATGAGGATTTATCTATGAATGAGTTTCTGTGAACTTTTGTGTTTCTATGTTTTTAACTAGAATTTTGCATCTTTGCGCTCTTTTAATGTTCCTGTACTCATATTAgcttttaatttgtattttttatattaagttatttgcatttttctgtGCAATATTGATTATGTATTATGTTAAGAAATGTGGGGATTCCCCCCGCCCCCTTTTAAATTGTAGTAGTTTAGTCCAGAATCTAATTTCGGCTTAACCAATACCACCTCGTTAATGTCAATTGGTCAACTGGTTTATTTGTTAAGTTGTAATTGGTCCACTTGGAAATTCTTTTCTATCTTTTTctgttaccttttttttttttttttttttttaaataaacattaactGTTGGACATTTTGCAACAACCCTGATGAAGCCACAAGGCAAAACACGTTGTTCACTTAATAAAGTTGTTCCCTAGAATCTTAAGTGTCGCTGGAGTCTCGGCGTCATCAGATCATTGTCTTCTCCATGCACTTTGGAAGTTGGTGAAATTGTGCCAGAAATATTTGTTGCTATCAATGTTCACCAATGTCCCATGTTTTtgccatttgtggataatggctctcactgtggttcgcTGAAGTCCCACAGCTTTAcaaatggctctcactgtggtagATCTCAATTACTTTGTTTCTCATATGTCCTTGAATTTCCTTGGATCACAGCTTTGATGTCTGGCTTTTGAAGATCTTTTGGCCTACTCCACTTTGTCATGCAGCtcctatttaagtgatttcatCATTAAGAACAGGTGTGGAAGTAATCAGGTTCAGAAACTGAACTCAGTTTTCCAAAGATATGATACACAGCAGTTCATTTCTGGGCCATATAGGTTTGTAAAGGTTTTTTCCCCTCTGACTTTGAGGTGATCATGCTTTTGAGGTAGTGGTGCCCAAACCCTGGAATAGTCTTCAGCTTATCAGGTCAGGAGATTTTTGTAATTGTTTTAAACGACTACTGAAAACACATTATTATTGGTTAGCTTTCCCTTAATCTTTTCCCCTGTATTTTGGGCCATAGTTAGTATGTCGGAATAAATGTCTGACTGTAAGGTTGATTATGTGTCTGTTTATGTGTATGTTCAAACATGCATACTAATATTTAATATGTGGTTGTTAATCAAAAAGTGAAGTGCTATACATATAGAATAAAAGTAATAATGATGTCAAtttaaacactgaagcagcaaaTTTGGAgaatttttcattatttttcaggTGATGCAGTCGCTGCGATTTGCTCTGCAGCCGGCTGTGGTCGACATTTCAGTCACATGGGATTTACCAAAGGAAGTGTCTGTCACTGTCCTCTCTCCACCAATCACAGCACTTTtccagggtcaaaggtcactgaTTTATGCCCAGCTCACTGGACAGGTAGGAGCAGCAGCCTCTCATGTTGTTGTTTAGATATTTGATGACAGTAAATAACGTGACTTCTAACCCTGTGATTCTGTGTCAGAGCTCAGAGGCAGCAGAGGGCTGTGTGACGGTGAAGTACAGCCTGGCAGGTCATCCCTCTGAGAACCAGCTGCACTTCAGTCTCAGACCTGCAGAGGACACTGGGTAAAACAGTTTAACACAAACAGCACACTTCTGTTTTGAAATGCGAGTGTtgaatttaaaacaatattttcagaAACATAACTCTACTTACCTCTGCTTACTAGAAAACAGTTAATAATACACAGACCTAATGGTGTTTGTCTAGTTTTAAACATGTTTCACTTTTCCTAATCTTATTATCTTGAATTAGGGATATCATAATATCTAATAGTATATGATTATTGATCACAAACATTTAGACATGAAAGAATAATCTCAGTCCGCAGTTTGTGGGAAATCAAGGAGCCATTTTTTGACCTCAAGTCAAAACACTACTGTGCAACAATCTGAGAC
The window above is part of the Pelmatolapia mariae isolate MD_Pm_ZW linkage group LG14, Pm_UMD_F_2, whole genome shotgun sequence genome. Proteins encoded here:
- the LOC134641459 gene encoding von Willebrand factor A domain-containing protein 5A-like, coding for MMNRCGLLTLQKEPVPLKSIEVELEVRDHVATVVSTLNYENKENKPLEAVFVFPLPGDAAVCHFSAEIGQTQIVAEVKEKQKAREEYDDALSCGQQAFLLEESDQSPDIFSLSVGSLPPGESASIRLEYVTELAVQADDGLRFCLPAVLNPRYQPQGSEGAGVQVTSVPASLVPYTLSFSARVSSPRPISKVESNCSLDPLQYLNTDQTQATVKLAAGHKFDRDVELLIYYKDAHQPTAVVEAGQASAEPGSLMGDSVVMVSLYPEFPQSVMSSMASCGEFVFLMDRSGSMGCPITNSKQQETRISSARDTLLLLLKSLPMGCYFNIYSFGSGYEHIFPKSVEYSQQTMEEALKKVEQMEANLGGTEILQPLKHIYSQPCIPNQPRQLFVFTDGEVGNTKEVIDLVKTNLGSHRCFSFGIGEGASSALISGMAKEGGGHAQFITGTDRMQPKVMQSLRFALQPAVVDISVTWDLPKEVSVTVLSPPITALFQGQRSLIYAQLTGQSSEAAEGCVTVKYSLAGHPSENQLHFSLRPAEDTGLTVHRLGARTLIRSLEMDERENRGQQNGGVKEKVVQLSVQSGVSSSFTAFIAVNKDNSEMIQGPLVRRNIPTPGVFAMAQCSAGFMRKMARPMCAPVPMMCMAAAPFSAPSAIMCDSVAMCDTITKAAVPEQPPRDPLLHLVSLQGASGCWLLDPALATALGKTNEEVEKSKPEKANSEVWATILALIWLHGFKIDAKDEWELLAVKAASWLHAQNAPCVTECVDAGNVLLSCSVKKEALGL